A region from the Microthrixaceae bacterium genome encodes:
- a CDS encoding FGGY-family carbohydrate kinase produces the protein MTRRYLLTIDLGTSGPKAAVVSDDGRLVGTARGSVETVHRPDGAAEQDPEAVWRTTLDAAAAALAHAQVDRSSIAAVVASAQYSSIVPVAADGSPVGPMITWMDTRGSPKRLRKLDGYPRRAASPTGLLESVRVHGLAPVEAGMSLNHMRWLRYGEAEIYGRAEALLEPVDYLTARLTGRCTANRCSSFMQMLSDNRRGAIASGDTRWHPGLVARSLIDPAKLPEPVAVGSVVGTLTSEAATALGLPPTTLVLSGINDTQAGAIAAGAWRGDHAGLAIGTTSVITTHAIRKKVNPLRTLFTMPSPLGGNHLVAAENGVAGAAVDHFLDQYIYADDAFGAPASASERYQAFDDAVSSAAPGAAGLLFLPWLAGSLAPRADPRMRGGFIGMGLGTTRHDLARAIAEGIALNLRRVQGPVETFTGRPITQYSFYGGGSGSRAWAQVLADVLDRPVHRIADGGFANSFGTAMFGFEQLGIASAEDLADQLAIADTSEPDPTHRARYDHLSGTFQEAHRRTRPLMHSLNA, from the coding sequence GTGACCCGCCGATACCTCCTCACCATCGACCTCGGCACGAGCGGGCCCAAGGCGGCGGTCGTGTCCGACGACGGCCGCCTGGTGGGCACAGCGCGCGGCTCTGTCGAGACGGTCCACAGACCTGACGGAGCCGCTGAGCAGGACCCCGAGGCCGTGTGGCGGACGACGCTCGACGCCGCGGCCGCTGCGCTGGCGCATGCGCAGGTCGACCGGTCATCGATCGCGGCCGTGGTTGCCTCAGCCCAGTACTCCTCGATCGTCCCCGTCGCCGCCGACGGCTCACCGGTGGGCCCGATGATCACCTGGATGGACACCCGGGGATCGCCGAAGCGGCTCCGGAAGCTCGACGGCTACCCGCGTCGAGCTGCCTCGCCGACCGGCCTGCTGGAATCCGTGCGGGTCCACGGGCTGGCACCGGTGGAGGCGGGGATGAGTCTCAACCACATGCGCTGGCTCCGCTACGGCGAAGCCGAGATCTACGGCCGGGCCGAGGCGCTCCTCGAACCGGTCGACTACCTCACGGCCCGCCTCACCGGCCGGTGCACCGCGAACCGCTGCTCGTCGTTCATGCAGATGCTCTCCGACAACCGCCGCGGCGCCATCGCATCGGGCGACACACGGTGGCACCCCGGCCTCGTTGCCCGGTCGCTCATCGATCCGGCGAAGCTGCCCGAGCCGGTGGCCGTGGGCAGCGTCGTCGGGACGCTCACATCCGAGGCCGCCACGGCCCTCGGACTGCCACCGACCACCCTGGTGCTGTCGGGCATCAACGACACCCAGGCCGGGGCGATCGCCGCTGGAGCCTGGCGAGGCGACCACGCAGGCCTCGCGATCGGGACGACGTCGGTGATCACGACGCACGCCATCCGCAAGAAGGTCAACCCGCTCCGGACCTTGTTCACCATGCCCAGCCCGCTGGGTGGGAACCACCTCGTCGCCGCCGAGAACGGGGTGGCCGGCGCCGCCGTCGATCACTTCCTCGACCAGTACATCTATGCCGACGACGCCTTCGGCGCACCAGCGTCGGCTTCGGAGCGCTACCAGGCATTCGATGATGCCGTCTCGAGCGCGGCACCCGGGGCGGCGGGCCTCCTGTTCCTCCCGTGGCTCGCCGGATCGCTGGCGCCGAGAGCCGACCCTCGGATGCGCGGCGGGTTCATCGGCATGGGACTAGGCACGACCCGGCACGACCTCGCTCGAGCAATCGCCGAGGGCATCGCCCTCAACCTCCGCCGCGTGCAGGGGCCCGTCGAGACGTTCACGGGACGGCCGATCACGCAGTACTCGTTCTACGGTGGCGGGTCCGGGTCGCGGGCTTGGGCGCAGGTCCTCGCCGACGTCTTGGACCGCCCCGTGCACCGCATCGCCGACGGCGGGTTCGCGAACTCGTTCGGCACCGCGATGTTCGGCTTCGAGCAGCTCGGCATCGCGTCCGCCGAGGACCTTGCCGACCAGCTCGCCATCGCGGACACCTCGGAACCCGACCCGACCCACCGGGCGCGCTACGACCACCTCTCCGGAACGTTCCAGGAGGCCCACCGGCGGACCCGCCCGCTGATGCACAGCCTCAACGCCTGA
- a CDS encoding aspartate aminotransferase family protein yields the protein MADRNFPYAETFEVHRTFPEQGRPNDEVLAEIRHMADAERVHWNTGKASGTLYSGDEDHYEYMAEAFAMFGHMNAAAGPVPERDEVRGEIIAMTLDMLGAGAVTDTEPAGLVTTGGTGSILHAMLAYRIAGSARGVTRPNVVKAASAHPAFDKGCFLFGMEMRVAPLDPETTQVDVAAMAELVDDQTVALVGSAGNYPYGTIDDIEAMSDLALERGVGLHVDGCLGGFILPWGRDLGYDIAPFDFSIPGVTTISADTHKYGYGFKGTSVAAFRDKEMRNSVFYCLPEWTGGKYNSPGIDGSRSAGLLAATWAALVGLGKEGYRAYADEIFRTSYAMQAAVTAHPELRILGSPTFCFSFTSDEIDIYHVNDHLLSLGWRLNGQQYPDAVHMAVTRPQTAPGVVERWTDDLAAAVAYARAQPEDARPLTGAIYGSVEGGMTDEVDEFIREQLTLYIERSLALPPQR from the coding sequence ATGGCCGACCGCAACTTCCCCTACGCCGAGACCTTCGAGGTCCACCGCACCTTCCCCGAGCAGGGCCGTCCGAACGACGAGGTGCTGGCCGAGATCCGGCACATGGCCGACGCCGAGCGGGTGCACTGGAACACCGGCAAGGCCTCGGGGACCCTCTACTCGGGCGACGAGGACCACTACGAGTACATGGCCGAGGCGTTCGCCATGTTCGGGCACATGAACGCTGCAGCGGGACCTGTGCCCGAGCGTGACGAAGTTCGAGGGGAGATCATCGCCATGACCCTCGACATGCTCGGTGCCGGGGCCGTCACCGACACCGAGCCGGCGGGCCTGGTGACGACCGGCGGCACCGGCAGCATCTTGCACGCCATGCTGGCGTACCGCATCGCCGGGTCCGCTCGCGGCGTGACTCGGCCGAACGTGGTCAAGGCCGCTTCGGCCCACCCGGCGTTCGACAAGGGGTGCTTCCTCTTCGGCATGGAGATGCGAGTTGCACCGCTCGACCCCGAGACGACCCAGGTCGACGTGGCGGCCATGGCCGAGCTCGTCGACGACCAGACGGTGGCGCTCGTCGGGTCTGCGGGGAACTACCCCTACGGCACCATCGACGACATCGAGGCCATGTCGGACCTGGCGCTCGAGCGCGGCGTGGGCCTCCACGTGGACGGCTGCCTCGGTGGGTTCATCCTGCCGTGGGGACGCGACCTCGGCTACGACATCGCGCCGTTCGACTTCTCCATCCCCGGCGTCACGACCATCTCGGCCGACACGCACAAGTACGGCTACGGGTTCAAGGGGACGTCCGTGGCGGCGTTTCGCGACAAGGAGATGCGCAACAGCGTCTTCTACTGCCTGCCCGAGTGGACCGGCGGCAAGTACAACTCGCCCGGCATCGACGGGTCCCGCTCGGCGGGGCTGCTGGCCGCCACCTGGGCGGCGCTCGTCGGACTCGGCAAGGAGGGGTACCGGGCCTACGCAGACGAGATCTTCCGCACCTCGTACGCCATGCAGGCCGCGGTCACCGCGCACCCCGAGCTGCGGATCCTCGGGTCGCCGACGTTCTGCTTCTCGTTCACCAGCGACGAGATCGACATCTACCACGTGAACGACCACCTCCTGTCGCTCGGCTGGCGGCTCAACGGCCAGCAGTACCCCGACGCCGTGCACATGGCGGTGACCCGCCCCCAGACCGCTCCAGGGGTCGTCGAGCGGTGGACCGACGACCTCGCCGCCGCGGTGGCGTACGCCCGGGCCCAGCCCGAAGATGCCCGGCCCCTCACCGGCGCGATCTACGGAAGCGTCGAAGGCGGCATGACCGACGAGGTCGACGAGTTCATCCGAGAGCAGCTCACGCTGTACATCGAGCGCTCCCTCGCCCTCCCGCCCCAGCGCTGA